The proteins below come from a single Deinococcus aerolatus genomic window:
- a CDS encoding helix-turn-helix domain-containing protein, protein MSGWQLTRYSRAQLEERRLAALEWVARGTHKNQAVADHFGVSVHTVYSWRGRLKRNGSLQATVASGPTSRLTEEHNDSSCAPSCEKVLSIMAFEMRHGRPAV, encoded by the coding sequence ATGTCCGGTTGGCAGCTTACCCGTTACTCCCGGGCTCAACTCGAAGAGCGCCGCCTCGCGGCGCTTGAATGGGTGGCGCGCGGCACGCACAAGAACCAGGCGGTTGCCGATCACTTTGGGGTCTCGGTCCACACGGTGTACAGCTGGAGAGGCCGGCTGAAACGCAACGGCAGTCTTCAGGCCACGGTGGCCAGCGGTCCAACCTCACGACTTACGGAAGAGCACAACGACAGCAGTTGCGCACCCTCGTGCGAGAAGGTGCTGTCCATCATGGCTTTCGAGATGAGACATGGACGACCCGCCGTGTGA
- a CDS encoding transposase: MGKQRKTWAPELKEQIVLAVLRGEQSVAELARQHGAAESLIHKWRTQFPEAGRARLVGDHVDHGVKALEQENERLKSLLGEKELSLYIAKKAWGL; the protein is encoded by the coding sequence ATGGGAAAGCAACGGAAAACGTGGGCACCCGAGCTCAAAGAGCAGATCGTGCTGGCCGTCCTGCGCGGTGAGCAGTCGGTGGCGGAACTGGCCCGTCAGCATGGCGCCGCCGAAAGTCTGATCCACAAGTGGCGGACGCAGTTCCCGGAGGCGGGCCGTGCCCGCCTCGTCGGTGACCATGTCGATCACGGCGTCAAAGCCCTCGAGCAGGAAAACGAGCGGCTGAAAAGTCTGCTGGGTGAGAAAGAGTTGTCCCTCTATATTGCAAAAAAAGCTTGGGGTCTTTGA
- a CDS encoding acyl-ACP desaturase, which yields MAEILPPNMLNERPQTPAGLLSNREKDRLIERGFLGLYRWYTARSQETRNWNPDRSFDWKALSKDLPPEIVTVTQGFFAVEQYAPDFTSSLLNLVRRSHGRSHFQLRWGSEEEKHADAWENAVLFSGKRTPQWIAEYKERLKSQTWELPFPDAIHNLVYTVFQERATQLNYLNMMKIAQGKSDKPHLAGFSDPVLAKVAQTIAVDEAAHYNFFLEGVRMYLYYYPQRTLEAIKNVIGQFSMPASMLVPDWKEFSETVYRAGIYGPRDFNRDVMQVAFRNLGIESRKALEDGIKKTREVPDFDGHNHQTTAIFDTFDYGMVEGDVKRLHLKIQDYEKEIGFDTVDPTEFMENPAVPKKSGQAADD from the coding sequence ATGGCCGAGATTCTGCCCCCCAACATGCTTAACGAGCGGCCCCAGACCCCGGCAGGGCTGCTCAGCAACCGCGAGAAGGACCGCCTGATCGAGCGCGGTTTTCTGGGCCTGTACCGCTGGTACACCGCCCGCAGCCAGGAGACGCGCAACTGGAACCCGGACCGCAGCTTCGACTGGAAGGCGCTGAGCAAGGATCTGCCGCCGGAGATTGTGACCGTGACCCAGGGCTTTTTTGCCGTCGAGCAGTACGCGCCGGACTTCACCAGCAGCCTGCTGAATCTGGTGCGCCGCAGCCACGGACGCAGCCACTTTCAGCTCAGGTGGGGCAGCGAGGAAGAAAAGCATGCCGACGCCTGGGAAAACGCCGTGCTGTTCAGCGGCAAGCGCACGCCACAGTGGATTGCCGAGTACAAGGAGCGTCTCAAGTCCCAGACCTGGGAGTTGCCCTTCCCCGACGCCATTCACAACCTGGTGTACACCGTGTTTCAGGAACGTGCCACCCAGCTCAACTACCTGAACATGATGAAGATCGCGCAGGGCAAGAGCGACAAGCCGCATCTGGCGGGCTTCTCGGATCCGGTGCTGGCCAAGGTGGCGCAGACCATTGCCGTGGACGAGGCGGCGCACTACAACTTCTTCCTGGAAGGCGTGCGGATGTACCTGTACTACTATCCGCAGCGCACGCTGGAGGCCATCAAGAATGTGATCGGCCAGTTTTCCATGCCCGCGTCCATGCTGGTCCCCGACTGGAAGGAGTTCTCGGAAACGGTGTACCGCGCCGGCATCTATGGTCCGCGCGACTTCAACCGCGACGTGATGCAGGTGGCCTTCCGCAACCTGGGCATCGAGAGCCGCAAGGCGCTGGAAGACGGCATTAAAAAGACCCGCGAGGTGCCGGACTTCGACGGCCACAACCACCAGACCACGGCCATCTTCGACACCTTCGACTACGGCATGGTGGAGGGCGACGTCAAGCGCCTGCACCTCAAGATTCAGGACTACGAGAAGGAAATCGGCTTCGACACAGTGGACCCCACCGAGTTCATGGAGAACCCGGCGGTGCCGAAGAAGAGCGGGCAGGCGGCGGACGACTAA
- a CDS encoding DDE-type integrase/transposase/recombinase, whose amino-acid sequence MSVPQAPLLYAEVLQDQPHVSLSSFARDIDLPYWKLRDARRHGEQEKARQARQTAHRDQVRDVAVANPTYGYRRIQRQLAGQYGQAAPGRHEVRQLLRELDLIPAQPRKTRRPSVHILTPLLWPEGRRVQIDATRFSLADGVAWVYVVLDVQSRAVLHLEVVRNLTACSAVTALQAGLQLLHRHGHQEEVVVMSDAGSDFTSQAFRQACEEVGCWIRAKVSQRARKCAGGSPWVSVSRNHRFLRQISAGVWTSSQTSWPQASDFGC is encoded by the coding sequence TTGAGCGTTCCGCAGGCCCCCCTGCTGTATGCCGAGGTGCTCCAAGACCAACCCCATGTCAGCCTGTCCAGCTTTGCCAGGGACATCGACCTGCCGTACTGGAAGCTCCGTGACGCCCGGCGTCACGGAGAGCAAGAAAAAGCGCGTCAAGCGCGACAGACAGCACATCGTGATCAGGTCCGTGACGTCGCGGTGGCAAATCCAACCTACGGATATCGGCGTATTCAGCGTCAACTGGCGGGGCAGTACGGCCAGGCTGCGCCTGGCCGCCATGAGGTCAGACAGTTACTCCGGGAACTGGACTTGATTCCGGCCCAGCCGAGGAAAACACGGCGCCCGTCTGTGCACATCCTGACGCCTCTCCTGTGGCCCGAGGGGCGCCGGGTTCAGATTGACGCCACCCGGTTCAGTCTCGCGGATGGTGTGGCCTGGGTGTATGTCGTGCTGGACGTTCAAAGTCGTGCCGTCCTGCATCTGGAAGTGGTTCGCAATCTCACGGCCTGCAGCGCGGTGACCGCGCTGCAGGCCGGACTTCAGCTGCTCCATCGCCACGGGCATCAGGAAGAGGTGGTGGTGATGTCGGATGCAGGGTCAGATTTCACGTCGCAGGCGTTCCGGCAGGCCTGTGAGGAGGTGGGCTGCTGGATCAGGGCGAAGGTGTCGCAGCGCGCCAGAAAGTGCGCCGGAGGCTCGCCGTGGGTGAGCGTCAGCAGAAACCACAGGTTTCTGCGGCAAATCAGCGCTGGAGTCTGGACTTCGTCGCAGACCAGCTGGCCTCAGGCCAGCGATTTCGGGTGCTGA
- a CDS encoding tyrosine-type recombinase/integrase encodes MAGTAIGAPSANTIQSYRDTSRRYITLHLGRVKLEKLGPLDVEQMLFEMRKQGKSASISAYALRVLKMALQQGVRWQMLPRNVADAVRPPKVERKEMQVWTAEQVASFLDETQSHRLHAAFYLALMTGMRRGEVMGLKWVDVDFERSRLTVRHNLVEVQGNGIPGKILAGKPTITSSTVELTTPKSKASRRTIYSLSRHDVQIERTPSAPERRTTGLWISLGGSGNGLCHAPRRLRTPKCLLQLA; translated from the coding sequence TTGGCTGGCACCGCAATTGGGGCACCCTCAGCTAATACTATTCAAAGCTACCGGGACACGTCGCGGCGCTACATCACGCTGCACCTGGGGCGCGTCAAGCTGGAAAAATTGGGCCCACTGGATGTGGAACAAATGTTGTTCGAGATGCGCAAGCAGGGAAAGAGCGCTTCCATCTCTGCCTACGCCCTGCGCGTACTGAAAATGGCCCTGCAACAGGGGGTCCGCTGGCAGATGCTGCCCCGCAATGTCGCCGACGCAGTGCGCCCCCCGAAGGTAGAACGTAAGGAAATGCAGGTCTGGACGGCGGAGCAAGTGGCGTCATTCCTGGACGAGACCCAGAGCCACCGGCTGCACGCCGCGTTTTACCTGGCACTGATGACGGGCATGCGCCGGGGAGAAGTCATGGGCTTGAAGTGGGTAGACGTGGACTTCGAGCGTTCACGCCTGACCGTCAGGCACAACTTGGTGGAGGTACAGGGCAATGGCATTCCTGGAAAAATCCTTGCAGGAAAGCCGACGATCACTTCCAGCACGGTGGAACTCACCACACCCAAGAGCAAGGCGTCCAGGCGGACTATATATTCTCTCTCCCGGCACGATGTCCAAATTGAGAGAACACCAAGCGCGCCAGAACGCAGAACGACAGGCCTCTGGATCAGCCTGGGTGGATCTGGGAATGGTCTTTGCCACGCCCCTCGGCGACTACGCACGCCCAAGTGTCTTCTCCAACTGGCATGA
- a CDS encoding YkgJ family cysteine cluster protein, whose translation MDRFAAPPEYPPRSVLIRDCTGCGACCAAPDIHALNKPLGVACVHLDADCRCQIYAARPPVCRNYQADWVCGEVAVLPTLEARVTRFLEIYGLEAAPGVVSR comes from the coding sequence ATGGACCGCTTTGCGGCGCCGCCCGAATACCCGCCGCGTTCGGTCCTGATCCGGGACTGCACCGGCTGCGGCGCGTGCTGCGCGGCCCCCGACATCCACGCCCTGAACAAGCCGCTGGGCGTGGCCTGCGTGCACCTGGACGCCGACTGCCGCTGCCAGATCTACGCCGCCCGTCCCCCCGTCTGCCGCAATTATCAGGCGGACTGGGTGTGCGGCGAGGTGGCGGTGCTGCCCACGCTGGAGGCACGGGTGACGCGGTTTCTGGAGATCTATGGACTGGAAGCCGCTCCGGGTGTCGTCAGCCGGTAA
- the wzy gene encoding O-antigen polysaccharide polymerase Wzy, with product MAALLTPLLIGSLGSVSGALGLENVSSLALGVTVLGLGAVALITRTLWDARMLLSISLVLFNAGALIAHVFTPNDPLVVLYFSDGNLAAAGYLVSVCLAAWVLATVLTALLVRPRATTAADIQVSKLRLVGLLFLTLGTVPAVLELISALRVVADGGYLSLYSREVNVGASGWRAVAGAFFVPGLLFLLGSGTLMRRGVMVVVMVMLAFVATKLALGSRSPAIMPLIALWFVVHYRIWPIPARLAVGVGAVLFLVVLPVIAVLRDEGGVVRLTPAVLAQTFANFANPALATLNETGASIMPTAYALNYIPGARDFGNGASYVNSLWTILPSTGGLNPAVAGDNVYANWLTRTVDPSLASIGGGFGFSPIAETYANFGVVGGVTGFFAIALAMQVLLTWFSNYRNAAHIVFSGVILSILLLWARGETVSFVRPLVWFVLVPAVYLVVQAYRRPQRNAELREETPAAG from the coding sequence GTGGCTGCGCTGCTCACACCGCTGCTGATCGGCTCACTGGGGAGCGTCAGCGGCGCCCTGGGGTTGGAGAACGTGAGTTCCCTGGCCCTAGGCGTCACGGTGCTGGGGCTGGGGGCAGTGGCATTGATCACCCGCACCCTCTGGGACGCCCGAATGCTGCTGTCTATCTCGCTGGTGCTGTTCAACGCAGGCGCACTGATCGCTCACGTATTCACGCCAAACGACCCGCTGGTGGTCCTCTATTTTTCAGATGGAAACTTGGCCGCAGCAGGCTATCTGGTCTCCGTCTGTCTGGCCGCGTGGGTGTTGGCAACAGTGCTAACGGCACTGCTGGTGCGCCCCCGTGCCACGACGGCTGCAGACATTCAGGTAAGCAAGTTGCGGCTGGTGGGCCTGCTATTCCTGACGCTGGGGACGGTGCCCGCCGTCCTGGAACTGATCAGCGCCTTGCGTGTGGTGGCCGATGGGGGGTATCTCTCGCTGTACTCCCGGGAAGTCAACGTGGGGGCGAGTGGCTGGCGGGCGGTAGCTGGGGCGTTTTTTGTGCCGGGGCTGCTGTTTCTGTTAGGCAGCGGCACCCTGATGCGGCGCGGGGTGATGGTGGTGGTGATGGTAATGCTGGCCTTTGTCGCCACCAAACTGGCGCTGGGCAGCCGCAGTCCGGCCATCATGCCGCTGATCGCGCTATGGTTCGTCGTCCACTACCGTATCTGGCCCATCCCGGCCCGTTTGGCGGTAGGTGTCGGGGCGGTGCTGTTCCTGGTTGTGCTACCAGTGATCGCCGTGCTGCGAGACGAGGGCGGGGTAGTCCGGCTCACGCCCGCCGTCCTGGCCCAGACATTCGCCAATTTCGCCAACCCGGCCCTCGCCACCCTCAACGAAACCGGAGCCTCGATTATGCCCACGGCCTACGCGCTGAACTACATTCCCGGCGCGAGGGATTTCGGGAACGGGGCAAGTTACGTCAACTCGCTGTGGACCATCTTGCCCAGCACGGGAGGGCTAAATCCGGCGGTGGCTGGGGACAACGTGTATGCGAACTGGCTGACCCGAACGGTTGATCCGAGTCTCGCCAGCATCGGCGGTGGCTTTGGTTTCAGTCCCATCGCGGAGACATACGCCAATTTTGGCGTGGTGGGCGGCGTGACGGGGTTTTTCGCAATCGCGTTAGCCATGCAGGTGCTGCTGACGTGGTTCTCGAATTATCGCAATGCTGCACACATTGTCTTTTCGGGCGTCATCCTGAGCATCCTGCTGCTGTGGGCACGCGGGGAGACGGTGAGTTTCGTCAGGCCGCTTGTCTGGTTCGTGCTGGTGCCCGCGGTCTATCTCGTGGTTCAGGCTTACAGGCGCCCACAAAGAAACGCTGAGCTGCGAGAGGAGACCCCTGCCGCCGGTTGA
- the chrA gene encoding chromate efflux transporter encodes MPALEVFWVFLRLGLTSFGGPVAHLGYYRAELVVRRRWFTEAGYADLVALAQFLPGPASSQVGMASGLLRAGWPGLLAAWVGFTLPSAALMFLAALGLSRWGGAETAGALAGLKVAAVAVVAQAVAGLWGSLVTDRLRAALALGVAAALLLLPGAGAQVAALLACALIGWRFLRVNAMPERGLPAVPVSRRVGAALLLSCGAGLLLLPLLAPLGAGWTLLDATFRAGALVFGGGHVVLPLLETGFVPDFVSHETFVAGYGAANAVPGPLFTFATFLGAAQTVASPLLGALISTLGIFLPGALLMAGALPFWSALSARPAARSALAGLNAGVVGLLLAALYNPVFTSGVRGPGDLALALLAYAALSAGRLPAWAVVLGCAAVGWLAL; translated from the coding sequence ATGCCCGCCCTCGAAGTGTTCTGGGTCTTTTTGCGCCTGGGCCTGACCAGTTTTGGCGGCCCGGTGGCGCACCTGGGCTATTACCGCGCCGAACTGGTGGTGCGCCGCCGGTGGTTCACCGAGGCCGGATACGCCGATCTGGTGGCGTTGGCGCAGTTCTTGCCCGGCCCGGCCAGTTCCCAGGTGGGCATGGCGTCCGGGCTGCTGCGGGCAGGCTGGCCTGGGCTGCTGGCGGCGTGGGTGGGGTTTACCCTGCCCAGCGCGGCGCTGATGTTCCTGGCCGCGCTGGGCCTGTCCCGCTGGGGCGGCGCGGAAACGGCGGGCGCACTGGCGGGCCTGAAGGTGGCAGCAGTGGCCGTGGTGGCGCAGGCAGTGGCCGGGCTATGGGGCAGTCTGGTCACAGATCGCCTGCGGGCAGCGCTGGCGCTGGGTGTGGCGGCGGCGCTGCTGCTGCTGCCCGGGGCCGGGGCGCAGGTGGCCGCGCTGCTGGCCTGCGCCCTGATCGGCTGGCGTTTTTTACGGGTCAATGCCATGCCGGAGCGTGGCCTGCCCGCCGTTCCCGTGTCCCGCCGTGTAGGCGCGGCGCTGCTGCTGAGCTGCGGGGCTGGGTTGCTGCTGCTGCCGCTGCTCGCGCCGCTGGGCGCGGGCTGGACGCTGCTTGACGCCACCTTCCGCGCCGGGGCGCTGGTCTTCGGGGGCGGGCATGTGGTGCTGCCGCTGCTAGAAACGGGCTTCGTTCCGGACTTCGTCAGCCATGAAACCTTCGTGGCCGGCTACGGGGCGGCCAACGCGGTGCCGGGGCCGCTGTTCACCTTTGCCACCTTTCTGGGAGCGGCGCAGACCGTGGCCTCTCCGCTGCTGGGCGCACTGATTTCCACGCTGGGCATCTTTTTGCCGGGCGCATTGCTGATGGCCGGGGCGCTGCCGTTCTGGTCCGCGCTGTCGGCCCGGCCTGCGGCCCGCAGTGCATTGGCCGGACTGAATGCCGGGGTGGTGGGGTTGCTGCTGGCCGCGCTGTACAACCCGGTCTTCACCAGCGGCGTCCGGGGGCCGGGTGATCTGGCACTGGCGCTGCTGGCCTACGCCGCCCTGAGTGCCGGACGCCTGCCGGCGTGGGCGGTGGTGCTGGGCTGCGCGGCGGTGGGCTGGTTGGCACTGTAG
- the bshB1 gene encoding bacillithiol biosynthesis deacetylase BshB1 encodes MTRPPTPPFQTVYGTPQPLDWLCLAPHPDDAEIGAGGTLIQLAQAGRGVGVLELSRGERGTQGTPDLRVQECARAAHIMGLSWRGNLGLRDGELTDTPEAAHALAAALRAVRPRVLVVPHHQDRHPDHFGTYQLARRAVHLAQLRKADLDGEPWRVSRTLLYQGNADIQPDLLIDVGEVQDQWEAAIRAHESQFTGQVVSETVTPEIIERRRARQSYWGTLARVRYAEAFEAEGALLVDPLAL; translated from the coding sequence ATGACCCGTCCGCCAACGCCTCCGTTCCAGACTGTCTACGGGACCCCCCAGCCGCTGGACTGGCTGTGCCTGGCCCCCCATCCGGACGACGCCGAGATCGGTGCGGGCGGCACGCTGATTCAACTGGCGCAGGCCGGGCGCGGCGTGGGCGTGCTGGAGCTCTCGCGGGGCGAGCGCGGCACCCAGGGCACCCCGGACCTGCGTGTCCAGGAATGTGCACGGGCCGCGCACATCATGGGTCTGAGCTGGCGCGGCAACCTGGGCCTGCGAGACGGCGAACTGACCGACACCCCCGAAGCCGCGCACGCCCTGGCTGCCGCCCTGCGCGCCGTGCGTCCACGTGTCCTGGTGGTGCCGCACCACCAGGACCGTCACCCGGACCATTTCGGCACCTACCAGCTGGCGCGGCGGGCCGTGCATCTGGCACAGCTGCGCAAGGCCGATCTGGACGGCGAACCCTGGCGCGTGTCACGCACGCTGCTGTATCAGGGCAATGCCGACATCCAGCCGGACCTGCTGATCGACGTGGGCGAGGTACAGGACCAGTGGGAGGCGGCCATTCGCGCCCACGAGAGCCAGTTCACGGGGCAGGTGGTGTCGGAGACGGTCACACCTGAGATCATCGAACGCCGCCGCGCCCGCCAGAGCTACTGGGGCACCTTGGCGCGCGTGCGCTACGCCGAGGCCTTCGAGGCCGAGGGTGCGCTGCTGGTGGACCCGCTGGCCCTGTAG
- a CDS encoding tyrosine-type recombinase/integrase, with amino-acid sequence MVFATPLGDYARPSVFSNWHDKLVKQAGVPRIRLHDMRHTAASLMILRGIPPKTVSECLGHADVAFTLRTYTHLYDDQREEAAFDLSDLFQQATGLPN; translated from the coding sequence ATGGTCTTTGCCACGCCCCTCGGCGACTACGCACGCCCAAGTGTCTTCTCCAACTGGCATGACAAGCTCGTCAAGCAGGCGGGTGTTCCCCGCATCCGTCTCCACGACATGCGGCACACGGCAGCGTCGCTGATGATCCTGCGGGGCATCCCGCCCAAAACTGTCAGCGAGTGCCTGGGCCATGCCGATGTGGCCTTCACGCTGCGGACCTACACCCACCTGTATGACGATCAGCGCGAGGAAGCGGCGTTCGATCTGAGCGATCTTTTTCAGCAGGCAACGGGTCTCCCCAACTGA
- a CDS encoding integrase core domain-containing protein, with protein sequence MNLWTHETGTSHLFIRPGKPVENAYIESFNGRLRDECLNLHWFQSLEQARVILSAWRVDYNQVRPHTSLGGQTPDEFARLQQAG encoded by the coding sequence TTGAACCTTTGGACGCACGAAACAGGGACCAGTCACCTATTCATCCGTCCGGGAAAACCCGTCGAGAACGCGTATATCGAGAGCTTCAACGGGCGATTGAGGGATGAGTGCTTGAATCTACACTGGTTCCAGAGCCTGGAGCAGGCCCGCGTCATCCTGTCGGCCTGGAGAGTCGATTACAACCAGGTTCGTCCGCACACCTCACTTGGTGGCCAGACACCTGACGAATTTGCCCGCCTGCAACAGGCGGGCTGA
- a CDS encoding peroxiredoxin, producing the protein MSLVGQPAPDFTLPANTGETVTLSSYRGHQNVVLVFYPLDFSPVCSMQLPEYSGRQDDFAEAGAAVLGVNRDSLHAHRAWAAEYGIEVPLLSDMNLNVARQYGVAIDERGVSGRAVFLIDRSGVVRFQHTEAQTGEYTVRPEAVLAKLREL; encoded by the coding sequence ATGAGCCTCGTTGGACAGCCCGCCCCGGACTTCACCCTGCCTGCCAACACCGGGGAGACCGTGACCCTGAGCAGTTACCGGGGGCATCAGAACGTCGTGCTGGTCTTTTACCCGCTGGATTTCAGTCCGGTGTGCAGCATGCAACTCCCGGAGTACTCGGGACGGCAGGACGACTTCGCCGAGGCCGGGGCGGCGGTGCTGGGCGTCAACCGCGACAGCCTTCACGCCCACCGCGCCTGGGCCGCCGAGTACGGCATCGAGGTGCCGTTGCTCTCGGATATGAACCTGAACGTGGCGCGGCAGTACGGCGTCGCCATCGACGAGCGTGGCGTCAGCGGACGCGCCGTCTTCCTGATCGACAGGAGCGGCGTGGTGCGCTTCCAGCACACCGAAGCCCAGACCGGCGAATACACCGTGCGCCCCGAAGCGGTGCTGGCAAAACTGCGGGAGCTGTAG